In Triticum urartu cultivar G1812 chromosome 6, Tu2.1, whole genome shotgun sequence, the following proteins share a genomic window:
- the LOC125513946 gene encoding protein NUCLEAR FUSION DEFECTIVE 6, mitochondrial-like, producing MAADARSLLRSSSSVLRAAPAGPSSIGLGGRRSAHCLLSAPSHSQLLLYVLARLPVEACFCLESLLPLHSATAAALLKSMLAVVPGQGIGWIVEDN from the exons ATGGCCGCCGACGCCAGGTCGTTACTCCGCTCCTCTTCCTCCGTTCTCCGCGCTGCTCCGGCGGGACCGTCTTCCATCGGCCTAGGTGGGCGTCGTTCCGCCCACTGCCTGTTGTCTGCGCCCTCGCATTCTCAG TTGTTATTATATGTGCTTGCAAGGTTGCCCGTGGAGGCGTGCTTCTGCCTGGAGTCGCTGCTGCCGCTGCacagcgccaccgccgccgcactGCTCAAGTCAATGCTCGCCGTTGTGCCCGGCCAAGGCATCGGCTGGATCGTTGAAGATAATTGA